In the genome of Streptococcus oralis, one region contains:
- a CDS encoding glutathione peroxidase, which produces MTSIYDFSVLNQNNQATSLESYRGKVLLIVNTATGCGLTPQYQGLQELYERYQDQGFEILDFPCNQFMGQAPGSAEEINSFCSLHYQTTFPRFAKIKVNGKEADPLYVWLKDQKSGPLGKRIEWNFAKFLIGRDGQVLEHFSSKTDPQTIQESLQKIL; this is translated from the coding sequence ATGACCAGTATATATGATTTTTCCGTTTTGAACCAAAACAACCAAGCAACTTCCCTAGAGAGCTATCGTGGTAAAGTTCTCTTGATTGTCAACACTGCTACTGGATGTGGTTTAACGCCCCAGTACCAGGGGCTTCAAGAACTCTATGAACGCTATCAAGATCAGGGCTTTGAAATCCTAGATTTCCCTTGCAATCAGTTTATGGGACAAGCACCCGGCAGCGCAGAGGAAATCAATAGTTTCTGCAGTCTACACTATCAGACCACTTTCCCTCGCTTTGCCAAGATTAAGGTCAACGGCAAGGAGGCAGATCCTCTTTATGTTTGGCTAAAAGACCAGAAATCTGGCCCGCTAGGAAAACGAATCGAATGGAATTTTGCTAAGTTTCTCATTGGTCGAGATGGGCAAGTCCTTGAGCACTTCTCTTCCAAAACAGACCCCCAAACCATCCAAGAGTCTCTCCAAAAAATACTCTAA